The DNA region GAGACCGCGCGGGGTCACGGAATGTGGCCTGGCAGGGCTGTTCCTTCTCACCCTCCGTGGGCGTCGAGCAGTGAACGTCACCAGGGAGAATCGCATCTACCTCCGCAGCAGTCCCATCCGTCCCGCCCGCTCTGCCCCAGGAACAGCCTTCATGCGCGTACAGCCGCTCTCCGTGGTCGCCCCCGCACCCTCCGGTCCGGACGGTGTCCTCGACGTCCCCCGGAGGCCCGCGTACCGGCCGCTTCGGTTGTGGGCGGGCCGCGTCCCGGTGCTCGCGGTCCTCGCCGTCCTCCCGCTGTACGGGGTGTGGGCGACGCTTCTCGCGACGGGTGGCGGCGATCTCGCGGCCCAGTACGCCTGGGCGGGATTCTTTGCCCGGAACCCGGACTCGGCCTACGGCCTGTTCTGGTACGGCGGTACCCACACGGCCAACTACAGCGTGCTGTCCCCTCCGTTGATGGCGATGCTGGGTGTACGGACCGCCTCCGTCCTGGCCGGGGTGGCCGCCACCTGGCTGCTGGGCTCGCTGCTGGAGCGGACCGTCGCCAGGGTGCCGCTGTGGCCCGCGCTGCTCGGCGCTCTCGGACTGTGGGCCAACGTCGCCTCGGGGCGCACCACGTTCGCCCTCGGGCTGGCCTTCGGACTCGCCGGCCTCCTGGCCGTGGCGGGCCGTCCGGAGCGGCGGGACCGGCTGACCGCGGGCGCCCTGGGAGCACTGCTGGCCACCCTGGCCAGTCCGGTGGCGGGGCTCTTCCTGCTGGTGGCCGGTGCCGGGTATCTGCTCGACCGGCGGTACGCCAAGTGCCTCGTCCTCTGCGTGCCACCCGTCGTCGTCTGCGCGTCGACGGCACTTCTGTTTCCCTTCCAGGGCGAGCAGCCCATGCCCGCGGTCCGGATGCTGCTGCCCCTGCTGCTGTCCGGCGCCGTGTTGTGGGCGGCTCCCCGCGCGTGGCGGGTGCTACGGGGCGGGGCGGCCGTGTACGCCGTCGGAGTCGTACTGACCTGTCTCGTCCCCTCGCCCATCGGCACCAACGTGGAACGGCTCGCGGCGCTCTTCGCCCCCGCGGTGCTGCTCGCGTGTCTGCGGGGCGCGGCCGGGTCCGGTGACGTCCGGCCCTCCTTGTGGCGGGTCTTCGTGCAACGGGTCTCCGCGCGGCAGACCTCGTGGTGGCAGACCTCCCTGCGGCGGACCGCCGTACGGTGGGCCGCCGCGTACCGGGCCACGGCACGCCGGATCACGGCACGCCGGGCCACCGACCGCCGGGCCGGCGCGCTCGCCCTGGCTCTCGCGCTCGCCGCGTCGGTCGCCTGGACCACCACGACGACCGCCAACGACCTGCGGGTCACCACGTCGGTGCCGGCCTGGGCCACGCACACCGGCGGCGTGCTCGCCGAACTCGAGCGGCTCGACGCGGATCGCGACCGGGTCGAGGTGGTGCCCGCCCGCAACCACCGCGAGGCCGCCCTCTTCGCGCCGCACGCGCAGCTGATGCGGGGCTGGAACCGGCAGTTGGACGTCGAGCGGGGGCGGCTGTTCTACGAGGGCGCGCTCGACGCTCCGCGCTACCACGCCTGGCTGCGCCAGTGGGCCGTGGGATACGTCGTCGTACCCGACGGGACACCCGACGGCCCCGCCGAGCACGAGGCCGCCCTCGTCACCTCCGGGCAGGACTGGCTTGAGCCCGTGTGGCACGACGCGTACTGGAGGATCTACCGCGTCCGGGACGCGGAGCCGCTCGTCTCGGCGCCCGCGCGAGTGGTGCGGGCGGGCGAGGCGGCCGTGGTGCTGAGGGTTCCGGGGCCCGGCACGGTGACGGTCCGGGTCCGGTACTCGCCGTGGCTGCGGGCCGCCGGGGCCTGCGTACGGCCGGCCGGACCCTGGACAGAGCTGACCGTGCGGCGGGCGGGCCTGTACCGGCTGGACTCCAGCTATGTGAGCGGGCCCACCGACGAGGACGGCTGCCTGCCGACCGAGGACGGCTCTCAACAGGACCTGCAGTGAACCGACAGGGGCGACGGTGGCCCGACAGAGGAAGCGGCACAGGCGGCAGACGGTGAACCCGAACCGGGCCCGCCCGCCGGGTCTCCTGGGACTCGGCGGGCGGGCCCGGCCCGGTACGTGCTCGTCGGCGGTCAGTCGACGAGCGTGACGTCCTGCTGCTGACGCGCGTGGAAGTACGGCAGCGGAAGGCCGCCACCCGAACGCAGTTCCATCACCGTGGCCTCGACGCGGGCCGCACCCGGCGTGAACCGTCCCGGCTCGGTGCGGTCGGTGTTCGTCCAGCGGTGCTCGGCGCCGTCGCAGACCGCGCTGGTGCCCCCGACCCCCTTGCGTGACTTGCCCTCGCCCTGGCCCAGCGAGGAGCTCACGAAGACCGGTCCGGTGCCGCCAGTGCAGCGGTAGGTGCCGGAGAGGGTGACCGTGCCGTCCGCGGCGACGCGGCCCGTCGGGTCGACCGTCACCGTCTCGAACGGCCCCGACCGTTCGGACAGTTCGTGCGAGCCGGCGACCGCGTGCGCGGACGACGCGGCAGTGAGCAGCAGCAGCGCGGCACCGGTGGCTGTGCCCATGACCTGGCGCAATGGCATTGGAGTACCTCCTGGGGTGGGGGTCTCCACAGGTACCGGCCCGGTGTGCTCGCGCGCGTGATCATCACCCCTTTGGTGGCGAGTCCGCACCATCCGTCCTGGGCACGTCCGTGTGTTGTCCGCGTGTTGTCACGCTTCCCTTCCCACTGTTCCGATGAGTTCGCGGCAGGAGGATGGTCTATCCACAAGAGGCGGCGACAACGCCGCCGAACCCTTCGCACGTGG from Streptomyces sp. NBC_00258 includes:
- a CDS encoding DUF6299 family protein translates to MPLRQVMGTATGAALLLLTAASSAHAVAGSHELSERSGPFETVTVDPTGRVAADGTVTLSGTYRCTGGTGPVFVSSSLGQGEGKSRKGVGGTSAVCDGAEHRWTNTDRTEPGRFTPGAARVEATVMELRSGGGLPLPYFHARQQQDVTLVD